The Arachis hypogaea cultivar Tifrunner chromosome 16, arahy.Tifrunner.gnm2.J5K5, whole genome shotgun sequence genome contains a region encoding:
- the LOC112758329 gene encoding galactinol synthase 2: MAPNMLTSVTANGTMGEQQRKASSRAFVTFLAGNGDYIKGVVGLAKGLRKTKTIYPLVVAVLPDVPQEHRNILKFQGCIVREIEPVYPPENQTQFAMAYYVINYSKLRIWEFVEYKKMIYLDGDIQVFANIDHLFDLPDNYFYAVMDCFCEKSWSKTSQYKIGYCQQCPDRVQWKSELGPKPPLYFNAGMFVYEPNLSTYYDLLKTCQQTEPTSFAEQDFLNMYFKEKYKPIPNVYNLVLAMLWRHPENVELEKVKVVHYCAAGSKPWRYTGKEENMERKDIKMLVKKWWEIYEDEKLDYNNGVDRFKSALMETRGVKFVSAPSAA, translated from the exons ATGGCCCCTAATATGTTGACAAGTGTGACTGCCAATGGCACCATGGGTGAACAACAACGCAAAGCTTCAAGTCGTGCCTTCGTGACTTTCCTTGCTGGAAATGGTGACTACATTAAAGGAGTGGTGGGTCTGGCCAAAGGGCTGAGGAAGACTAAGACCATCTACCCTCTTGTGGTTGCTGTCCTGCCTGATGTCCCTCAAGAACACCGCAACATCCTCAAATTTCAAGGTTGCATTGTTAGAGAGATCGAACCTGTTTACCCTCCCGAGAATCAAACCCAGTTTGCCATGGCTTATTATGTCATCAACTACTCTAAGCTCCGTATTTGGGAG TTTGTGGAGTACAAGAAGATGATCTACTTAGACGGTGACATTCAAGTATTTGCCAATATTGATCACTTATTTGACCTTCCTGATAACTACTTCTACGCTGTCATGGACTGCTTTTGCGAGAAGTCATGGAGTAAAACCTCTCAGTACAAAATTGGTTATTGCCAACAATGTCCTGATAGGGTTCAATGGAAATCTGAGCTTGGTCCTAAACCTCCTCTCTATTTTAATGCTGGCATGTTTGTTTATGAGCCTAATTTGTCTACTTATTATGACCTCCTCAAAACATGCCAACAAACTGAACCAACTTCTTTTGCTGAGCag GATTTTCTGAATATGTATTTCAAGGAAAAGTATAAGCCTATACCTAATGTGTACAACCTTGTCTTAGCTATGTTGTGGCGTCACCCTGAGAACGTCGAACTTGAGAAAGTGAAAGTGGTTCACTATTGTGCTGCT GGGTCAAAGCCATGGAGATACACCGGCAAGGAGGAGAATATGGAAAGGAAAGACATAAAGATGTTGGTTAAGAAATGGTGGGAGATATATGAGGATGAGAAATTGGATTACAACAACGGTGTGGATCGTTTCAAGTCAGCACTTATGGAAACCCGTGGTGTTAAGTTTGTTTCAGCTCCATCTGCTGCATGA
- the LOC140172987 gene encoding uncharacterized protein isoform X2: MAFSPTEEGSITTFTNPTLGDEQFNVDELDIQEQVGCKFDEITDVVVTRKDELDDGGQLSDHSGVGEEKIPVVGMSFGSLPLAQKFYANYAKKVGFVTKIRNTNFDKTRKESKILVNQFIYCTCEGY; encoded by the exons ATGGCCTTTTCACCCACTGAAGAAGGATCAATTACTACATTCACCAATCCAACACTAGGCGATGAACAATTTAATGTGGATGAATTAGACATTCAAGAACAAGTAGGGTGCAAG TTCGACGAAATTACCGATGTCGTTGTGACTAGAAAGGATGAGCTGGACGATGGAGGCCAG TTGTCGGATCATAGTGGCGTAGGTGAAGAGAAAATTCCAGTCGTAGGAATGAGTTTTGGTTCGTTGCCTCTCGCACAGAAATTTTATGCAAACTATGCAAAGAAAGTTGGGTTCGTTACTAAAATCAGGAACACGAATTTCGACAAGACGCGGAAGGAATCAAAGATACTGGTTAATCAATTTATTTACTGCACGTGTGAAGGTTATTGA